The window GTCAGCAGCGCCAGGGCCGGGATCGGCGCCACCAGACCGCTGGAGATGATTGATGCCGACGCCGACGCCGTGGTCTGGTTGATATTATTTTCCAGCAGCCCCCAGCGCGGCGCACCGAACAGATCCTCGGCCATGCGCCAGAACGCATAGCTGAGCAGGGCCGCGGCAATCGACATGTTGAACGACCAGCCGATCTTGAGGCCACTGTACACATTGCATGGCGTCAGCAGCGCGCCGATGACTATGCCGGTGAGAACGCTGCGCCGGGTCAGTTCCCTTGGATAGTCAGGGCTCAAGCGGGTCTCCGGAGTCTTGGATGCCGGGCACAGCAGGCGTCGGTAAAAGGCGACCCTCGCCGGCTGGGGAAGCACTGAGAAATCCCGGATGATTTTGGTCAGCGCTTCCTCAGTCGAATCGCCACTACTTCGGCAGCCCCATCCAGTTAACGATGTTGTTTCTCTGAATCGCCGACGAGCCACCAAAGATCGGCAGTGCCAGCGAGTCGCGAACGTAGCGCTCCATGGGGAATTCGCTGGCGTAGCCGTAGGCGCCCATGACTTTCTGGGCGGCCAGTGTGATCTCGGTGCAGTACTCGGTGGCCATCAGTTTGGCGATGGCGGTTTCAACGCCGTGGCGGCCCTCGCCGTCCAGTTTGCCGGCGACCTGGTAGACCAGCGTGCGGGCGGTGTACAGCTTGGCCTGCATGTCGGCCAGCATGTGGCGGATGGACTGGTAGTTGCCGATGGCCTTGCCGAACTGTTTGCGTTCCTGGGCATAGTTCCAGGCGTCTTCCGTCGCCGCCCAGGCGATGCCGAGCGCGATCGCCGCGACTTCGATTTTTTCCACGTCCAGGCCCGGTCCGGCCAGCATGTCCCAGCCGCGATTCCAGGCTGCCTCGCCACCGACCAGGTTGGCCAGCGGCAGGCGCACGTTGTCGAGATTGACGTCGGTAGTGTGGATGCCGCGCACACCCATGCATTCAAACGCCGTGACGCTGACGCCCGGCGCGGTCGGCGGGATGAGTACGAACGACAGGTTTTGATAGCGTGGCCCGGCGCGGTCGGAGCAGACCAGGGCGTAGATGTAGTCGGCCTCGTCGGCGCCGGAGCAAAAACGCTTGGCGCCGTTGATGATGAGTTCATCGCCATCGCGCACGGCGGTGGTCTTGACGCTGCCCAGATCCGAGCCGATGTCAGGTTCCGTGAGGCCGTAGGCGAAGATCAGCTTGCCCTCGGCGATCTTTGGCAGCAGCTCGCGTTTTTGCGCCTCGGAGCCGACTTCGGTGATGTTCATGCCGGCGTAGCAGGTACACATGATGTACGGCACCGACACCGCCAGCGAGCGACGCGACAGTTCCTCGATCACCGCCATACAGGCCGGGATGTCCACGCCGGCGCCGCCGTATTCCTCCGGCACCGTCAGGCCGCACACGCCCAGCTCGGCCAGCTTGTCGAACACGTCGCGCGGGAATACGTCCTCACGGTCCCAGCGGGCGGCGGCCTCGCGCGGCATTTCCTTATCCACGAAGCGGCGCAAGGTATCGCGCAGCAGGCGGATGTGTTCGGGTTCGGCCAGTTCGAGCATGGGGCTGCCTCCTCGTTAGGCGGGGTGTCGGGTTGCGCCCTGGCGGCCTAACCCGACCTACACGGGCTCAGTGTGCCCGCGGTACAGGGATGTGCCGTGGTCTGAGCAGTCCAGGATGGACTGATTAAGGCATCTATCGGTTCTTCCATTCCGGTTTGCGGCGCTGACCGAACGAGGCCAGGCCCTCCTGGATGTCCTGCCCGAATACGACCGGGTCCCATATCTGGCGCTGGAATTCCTCCAGCACCTCGCGGTTGTATTTCACCGACAGGCGCACGGCCTGGGTGTGGGCGGCCACCGAGCGGGGCGAGTTGCTGGCGATTTTCTGCGCCAGTTTAAGGGTCTCGGCCTGCACCTGATCGTCCGCCACCACGCGGTTGACCAGGCCACAGGCCTTGGCCTCGGCGGCGCCGAACGGCTCGGCGGTCAGTACTTTTTCCATGAACACGCGCGGTCCCATGAATTTCCACAGGTCCAGATAGCCCATGGTCGGCATGCCGACCGAGGTTTCCGGGATGCCGAACTTGCACGACTCGCCGGACACGATCAGGTCGCAGGCGTTCGCCAGCAACAGGCCACCGGCCATGCAGTAGCCGTGCACGGCGGCAATCATCGGCTTGGGCGTGGCGCGCACCAGGGCGAATGCTTCCAGGCCCTGGCGGGGCATGGTGTAGAAGTTGGCCGGCTGGTCGCCGATCAGTTCCAGCGCTTCCTTCAGGTCTCCGCCGGTGCAAAACGCCCGGCCCTCGCCGCGCAGGATGGCAACCCAGGCTTCGTCGTCTGCGGCGTAGCGCTTCACGGCATCGGTGAGGTCGGTGAGCATGGCCACGCTCATGGCGTTCATGGCCTCAGGACGGTTCATGCTGATGATGGCAACGTGGCCGTCGCGGGCGTAAGTGACCAGCGGCTCGCTCATGGGCGGGTTTCTCCTTGTGAGTGCGGTTGGATGACCATGCCGGCCCTGCGGTCGGCGGTCGGCTTGGCAGCATAAGCGAAGCCCGCCCGGCGGGTACAGCGGCGCGGCTCATGCGTGGCCCTGACCTGGATCAAGTCCAGCCTCTGCCCGCGTGGCGTAATGGGATCCACGCCGGCACCGCTGTGGTCGCGGCGAGTGCCCGTCACTGTGGAGAGATCGCTATGGTCAAGGTTACCGAACTCGGTTACATGGGCTTCAACGTCACCGACATGGCGGCCTGGGAGTCGTTTGCCACCCAGGTCGTCGGCATGGAACTGCACGAAACCGGCGAGGGCGACCGCAAGTACCTGCGCCTGGATGACTGGCACCACCGCTTTGTGCTGCACACGAGCAAGGAGGACGACCTGGCCTACATCGGCTGGCGCGTGCCCGGCCCGGACGAGCTGGAAGAAATGGCCGTGCAGCTGGAAGCCGCCAAGGTGCCGTACCGCTTTGCCAGCAGCGCCGAGTGCGACGAGCGGCGGGTGCTGGGTCTACTGAAGTTGACCGATCCGGGCGGCAACCCGACCGAGGTTTTCTACGGCCCGGAAGTGATGACCTTCCGGCCGTTCCACCCCGGCCGGCCGATGTTCGGCCGCTTCGTGACCGGCGACCAGGGCATCGGGCACTGCATCCTGCGCCAGAACGACGTCAAGGCGGCTTACGACTTCTATAGCAAGGTGTTCGGCATGCGCGGCTCGGTGGAGTACAAGCTGCGTGGCCCGGACGGCTCGGTGGTCATGCCGACCTTCATGCACTGCAACGAGCGCCAGCACTCGGTAGCCTTCCTGGGCGGCCCAAGCCCGAAGCGTATCAACCACCTGATGCTGGAGTACA of the Immundisolibacter sp. genome contains:
- a CDS encoding acyl-CoA dehydrogenase family protein, which translates into the protein MLELAEPEHIRLLRDTLRRFVDKEMPREAAARWDREDVFPRDVFDKLAELGVCGLTVPEEYGGAGVDIPACMAVIEELSRRSLAVSVPYIMCTCYAGMNITEVGSEAQKRELLPKIAEGKLIFAYGLTEPDIGSDLGSVKTTAVRDGDELIINGAKRFCSGADEADYIYALVCSDRAGPRYQNLSFVLIPPTAPGVSVTAFECMGVRGIHTTDVNLDNVRLPLANLVGGEAAWNRGWDMLAGPGLDVEKIEVAAIALGIAWAATEDAWNYAQERKQFGKAIGNYQSIRHMLADMQAKLYTARTLVYQVAGKLDGEGRHGVETAIAKLMATEYCTEITLAAQKVMGAYGYASEFPMERYVRDSLALPIFGGSSAIQRNNIVNWMGLPK
- a CDS encoding enoyl-CoA hydratase/isomerase family protein, coding for MSEPLVTYARDGHVAIISMNRPEAMNAMSVAMLTDLTDAVKRYAADDEAWVAILRGEGRAFCTGGDLKEALELIGDQPANFYTMPRQGLEAFALVRATPKPMIAAVHGYCMAGGLLLANACDLIVSGESCKFGIPETSVGMPTMGYLDLWKFMGPRVFMEKVLTAEPFGAAEAKACGLVNRVVADDQVQAETLKLAQKIASNSPRSVAAHTQAVRLSVKYNREVLEEFQRQIWDPVVFGQDIQEGLASFGQRRKPEWKNR
- the bphC gene encoding biphenyl-2,3-diol 1,2-dioxygenase gives rise to the protein MVKVTELGYMGFNVTDMAAWESFATQVVGMELHETGEGDRKYLRLDDWHHRFVLHTSKEDDLAYIGWRVPGPDELEEMAVQLEAAKVPYRFASSAECDERRVLGLLKLTDPGGNPTEVFYGPEVMTFRPFHPGRPMFGRFVTGDQGIGHCILRQNDVKAAYDFYSKVFGMRGSVEYKLRGPDGSVVMPTFMHCNERQHSVAFLGGPSPKRINHLMLEYTDLNDLGVAYHAVRERKLPVAIDIGKHSNDQAVTFYCGNPSGWLSELGWGARTAPSQQEYYSADIWGHEMHEGGFGMDLDMVAHEEEAAAKAGAA